TTGATGGCGATACCTCTTACCGTTGCCTATATAAGTAAACATTTGAAGCGGCATAATTGTGCCGCTTTTGCTTGACTATCGATATGCTAATAAATGCTTAACTTATTTTTATGGCAGGTCCAAAAGGGTCAAAGTATTACGATATCTTTCTAGATTTCTCTATCTTCCTCAAACATAAGGAGGATGGTCATCCTATTTTAACGGAAGAGCACTTTGAACTTCTTTTAAATATTGGAGAGTTAGGCTCTTTAGTTGCTTCGGCGGAGAAAATGAAAATTAGTTACCGTAAGGCTTGGGAGTTGGTTCGACAATCGGAGAAGACCCTAGGATTTCAACTAATTGAGAAGCACCGTGGTGGTAGGGACGGTGGAAATTCTGTATTAACTGAAGAAGGGAAGAATTTAATTGAGGCTTACAAGGAATTGCGTTTTGAGTTTGACTCATCGGTAAAGAGGATAGTTAAGGATTTTTTTCACAAGATAAATGAGTAATAGCGATAGATGTTATATTTAGTGGGGATTGACGATACTGATAATTTAGAGAGCAGAGGAACTGGATTTATTGGACGTACAATGGGCGAGCAGATAAATGCTTCGGGTTTGGGTATTTGTGGCGGGGTATCAAGGCATCAATTGCTATTTGATCAAAGGGTTCCTTATACATCGCATAACTCATCACTTTGCTTAGAAATTGAGACTGATAAACCTGACGAGGTGTGGAATTTAATGGTTGAATATCTACTTGAAGCTTGTGCACCCGGCTCCGACTGTGGTTTATGTATGGTTGATGCTGATAAAATTCCTGAATCAATTGTAGAATGGGGGCAAAAGGCAAAACGTGATTTGCTAAGACAGATTGATGCTCACGAACTCGCAAAGAAAGAGAATGTTAGATTGATTGGTTTAACAGGCAACCACGATGGGGTAATTGGTTCAATGGCTGCTGTGGGATTACGAGCATCGGGTAGTGATGGACGGTTTGTTGGGTTAAGGGGAACCGAGGTAAGAACAATAAGCGGGGTTAAAACTTCTGCAGAATTAAAAAAACTTGTTCATTTGCATAAAATAGTAACCACTGAGGGTGAACTTGTTGATGACCATTCTCGAATATCATTAGAGGGTTGGTTAAGACCTGTACATCGCGATGGTCTTATTACTTTGATAGTTAATAGAATTGATAATAATGAAGAATATGGCTACCAGCTTGCAGACAAAGAGTATATCAAAGGCATTTCCGATTAGTTTTTCAATAGCAGTGCAATTTATGCTCCTGCTTATGGTGGGTTTTATTGCAACATGGCTACATCTGCGTTTTAGAATTCCACTGAAAATGCCGGGCAGACATGGACTTGAATTCATGTTGCTAATTATGGGGGCGAGGTCTTTGTCGAACTTAAGATTGGCTTCAACCATTACAGTTACAGGTTCAATTTTAGCCTCTTTAATTCCGGGCTTAGGCTATGGCGATCCATTACTGCCATATATCTACCTTGTCATGGGAGCCACAATTGATTTTGTATGGTATAATTGGAAGTCACTTTTAGTTTGGATTCCAATAGCTGCATTGCTGGGTGGAGTTGTATATAGTTTTATACCAATATTTAGGATGTTTTTATCTCCACTATTTGGCTCAATCCATTCATCATTAAGTAATGGATTACTATTTCCTTGGATGACCCATTTTGCCTTTGGATTTATTGGTTCATTGGCTGGTGTTGGGTTGGTTGTAGGAATAAAAAAACTTAAGAATAAATAAAAATATTGGGTGTTTGAAAGGTTTGAACACCCATTTTTAACATATACCGATATGAAGTATATTGCTTGTCGTATTCTATTAGCCATTGCTTGTCTAGGTATAACAGGTGTTTCATGCAGCAAGTCGGAAGCGGATGCTGGTGCTCCAACCATCGAATTGGTTGATGGAAGTAATTTAATTACGGTGGATACTTCGGCGATGGAGGCATCGATACTTCATTTTAGGGTTCATTGTAAATGGAATGGAGAACAAACCCTAACGAACTTAATAGTTGCAAGCAACGGAATTCGTGTTGTTGACGAGGGAATGAATATCAAAGAATTTGAAAGAAATGTTGATTTTGCTAAAAGCAGTAGCGACGTTGATTCAATTGCATTTACAATACGTGATATTAAGGGTGGTTCATCTTCTACCTTTTTGAAGGTTCAGAAGAAGGCAGGTTCTGGTGGCGGCGAACTTATTAAGTACGATAACATCACCCTAAATGCCCAGAATTCTGTTGGAGGGAAGAGTTTTCTTTCTTTCTCAAATGGAACTGCCTATACTTTGCAGGATGCGTTTGGTGTTCAGCAAACTATCAATCTGCTTTATTACTACGATGCGATATCTGGAGAGGCCAATACAATTGCTTCGCCCGGAGCGAATGTTGACGCATCGATATTTACAGGAACTTATGGCTTATCAAATTGGACTGTAAAGAATACCTCACGTTTTTATCCAATTACATTAACTCAACAGCAATTTGAGACTATTTCCGATCCTGTTTTTGTGATCAATTCATACTCCGAATCGCAGGGAAAACGTAAGGCGAAAAACCTTGTAGTTGGAGATGTGTATTCATTTAAAGACGAAAGTACTGGCAAATACGGTATTTTCAGAGTGTATGAGGTAGTTGGGGAGGATGCTGGTAAGGTGGTCTTTTCCATCGTAATGCAAAAGTAAAATCAATTAAGCATTCTGAGAAATCTATGAAATCTGCATTTTGCATTATCAGCCTAATAATAATTTCTTTATCTGGTTACAATCAAAATTGTTTCAAGGGGAAAGTTGTGGATGCTAATTCCAAGAAACCGCTTGCAGGTGTTACTGTTAAGGTAGTGAGTGAAACAATTGGGGCTATTACTGGTTTAAATGGAGAATTCTTACTTTGTGAAATTAAGCAGGAAACAATTGATCTTTTATTTAGCCATATAGGTTACAAGCCAGTTTATAAGTTACATGTAAGGGCAATTGATTTTGTGGAGGTAAATTTAATGGAATCGCCAATTGCGTTAGATCCGATTGTTGTAACTGCAACCCTTACCCCGCAGTCAACATGGGAGGTGCCAGCACTAGTCAGTGTAATTGATAGTGTTAAGGTACGATCTCAGTCCGCATTAAATACAGATGATTACTTAAGAACAATCCCCGGATTGTATATCGATAGATCTAATGGGGTTTTCTCAAAAAATGCAGCGGTTACAATGCGTGGATTGGATGGCTCGAACCGAGTTTTGATACTGTACGATGGCGCTCCGCTGAATAAAACATCTTACGGGTTTATCAACTGGAGTTTGATTTCGCCTGATATGGTTGACCAAATAGAGGTTGTACATGGCCCTTCATCGGCATTATTCGGGAATAATGCCATGGCAGGTGTAATAAACATCAGAACGAAAGAACCGCTTAATTCTCCTTTTTACGGCTCAATTACTGGTGAGGCTGGTGGTTTTGGTTTGTATGGTACAAGGGCAATGATGGGAGGAAAGATTCCTGTTTTGAAAAAGGGCATTAGCATAATGACAAATGGGTTTTACAGAAAGGGCTATGGTTATATTGTTGATCCTCCCGAAGTTAGAGATTCTACAAGTGCTAAATCTTATATCAATGAGAAAGGTTTAGTCGTTAAAGCAATTGTTTCTTTATCCGATAGTTCAACCTTTTATATTGGAGGTAATCTTTACGAGGATAAAAGAGGAGCGGGGAGAGCGGTTTACATGAGCGATGGTAGCTTTGATGCTTATACTACTAAGCGTTTAAGATTCGGCTATAATGGAAGAATTGAGAAGTTTAAACTTGAGATTTATGGTTATGCTCAGCGGGAGAATTACTATCGGCAGAACGAGGCAGTAAACACATCCGGTGATTACAAACTATTCCATACTTTTCAGGTTTCAGGAGATTTAGGGCTATGGGCAAATGCATTACGAAGGTTAGGCGTAAAAAACGAACTAATCGGAGGTGTTGACCTTAAACATGGCTGGATGGATGCCGAGGATATTTACAGAACATCTACTGATGATGTACTACGCAAAGGAAAGGTAACATTTGCTGCTATGTTTCTTCAGGATGAACAAACTTTCTTTGATTCAAAGTTAAAGGTGTTGGGCGGACTCAGATTCGATGTTGCAACCTTTTTTGATGGATTGCTAAAAGTTTCTGATCCTACAAAGAATACGGGTTTTGGTAGAGATACTCTGGCGAATTTTCCTAAAAGTTCATGGAATTCATTAAATCCAAAACTTGGTATCAGGTATTTGCCAAATAAGTGGCTAAGCATTTATGGTTCGGTAGCTTCAGGGTTTATGCCTGCTAAATTGGACGACCTTTGTTCAACAAGAAAGATTACAAAAGGATTTAAGTTGGCAAATCCAAACCTAAAACCAGAGAATCTCTTAACCTATGAATTGGGTGGTGGTCTGAGATTTAACTCAATTTTAAGGCTGGATGCTGCATTATATTTATCGAAGGGATATGATTTTCAGTATTTTGTTTCAACAGGCGATTCAATAGATACTGGTGGCGATGGCCTTAAGCCGATTGTTAAGCGTGAGAATATCACCTCGGTTAGAATTATGGGAGGAGAAATATCAGTAAGTCTCAATCCTTTTAAATGGTTAATAGTAAGGGGGAATTATTCCCAGAATCATTCTGAAATTATTGCATTTAAAGCAAATCCGCTGGTTAATATCGATTTAAAAAGGAAATCACTTGCCGAAGTTCCACTCAATCAAGCATCTGGCGAACTAATTATGCAGAGTAGATTTGTTAATGCTGGACTTGTTTGGATCTACATTGGCTCTCAGTGGGGCGATGAGGTTAATAGTTATAAGATTGATCCTTGGAATACATTCAACTTAAGACTTTGGAAAGATTTCAGATCTATTAAATTTACCCTTGATATACAGGACTTACTGGATAATCCTTATACCGATAAAAAGGGGTTAATATCACCCGGAAGATTCTTTCAGTTTTCAGCAACATATAGTTTTAAATAACGAGAGTTTGGTATAAGAATGTGACAATGGCAGAGACATATAATTATTTAGTATTACGATGGAAGGTTGGAATGATGGAATAATGGAACTGGAGCGAAGCGGAACTCGACGAAGTCAAAACAAGGGGTTAGATTCTTACTTATTTCTTCCATTTTTCCATTGTTTCAAATAAAATAGATTGATACATAAGTTAATACATTGTTTCTTGAATCGAACAGACTTTAAATAGCAGTATTGATAATACTTACGGATATGTTAACTAATAAGATTAAAATTATACTACTAGCCTCAATTGCATTATTTTCATGCGGTAGAAAGGCTGAAAAGGTTAACCCTTTTACGGGAGAACTTACAATTTTTCATGCGGGAAGTCTATCAATGCCGATGAAAGCAGCAGTTGATAGTTTTAAACGATTGTACCCAGCAGTAACATTCAAACTAGAATCGGCAGGCAGCGTTGAGTGCGCCCGCAAGATTACAGAATTGGGTAAGCAATGCGATTTATTGGCATCAGCCGATTATAAAGTGATTGATAAGCTACTTATCCCTCAGTATGCATCATGGAATATCCCATTTGCTGGTAACGAGATGGCGATTGTTTATCAAGAAAAATCAAGGCATTCACAGGAAATTAGTAAGGATAACTGGTTTGAGATTTTAGCAAAAGATGACGTTGCCTTTGGTAGAAGCGATCCAAATTCTGACCCTTGCGGGTATCGAACTGTTATGACGATTAAACTTGCAGAAAAGTATTACCTGAATACAACGATTTCAAAGACTCTCCTTAGTAAAGATACCAAGCATATTCGCCCTAAAGAGGTTGATCTCCTTGCGTTACTTGAAAGCAATACGATTGACTATATCTTCCTATACAAATCAGTTGCAATTCAGCATGGACTGAAATATCTTACGCTACCTCAAGAGATAAATCTTTCGAATCTTACAATGGATTCACTCTACAAAACCGTTTCGGTTGAGGTAAATGGAAAAACACCCAACTCAAAACTAACCATGTTCGGAGAACCAATGGTTTACGGGCTTACAATACCTAAGAATTCTCCAAATCCAAAATTGGCGATTGAATTCGTAAAGTATTTCTTAGAGCAGAACGGGGGTCAGGCAATAATTAAAGAGATGGGGCAAACTCCGATTGTGCCTTCATCAACTTTGTCGTATGACAGTATTCCTAAACCGTTGAAAGGTTTTGCGTTGAAGAAAATAAACTAGTTTTTGCAATAAATAAGCTTTCTTGTCATTCCGGGCGAAGTCCCGGAATCTATATCTTTGTAAAAATACAAAGCATCGCATATTACTTATATATCATGACGAACAGCAGAGACACAGTTTTGTATTTAGGTGTAACAAATGATATTAAAAGAAGAGTAATTGAACATAGAACCAAACAAAATGAAGGATTTACCAAAAAGTATAATTGCGAAAAATTAGTTTGGTTTGAAAAATATGAAGATATTCGATTGGCAATAGAGCAGGAGAAAAGGATGAAGAAATGGAAGAGGGAATACAAGGACAATATAATCAACAGTTTTAATCCAGAATGGAAAGATCTTTTTGAATTTTTATAATGGGATTCCGGGACTTCGCCCGGAATGACAAGAAACAGTGAGTTTCGCTTTTAGAATAATTTTTTAAAATAAAACCTTTAATGCCATCTAAACTTAGCAATAGCATAAGAGATTTTAACCAGAGTTTTTCTTGGTTCAGGCTTATTGCCTCGTTGTTAGGTGGTGTACTACTTCTATTCATCATCTCCCCTATACTAGGAATGGTATTTGCAACCCCATTGGAAAGTCTAATCAAAACAGCAGGTGAGGACGAGGTTCAACAGAGCATCTGGCTTACTATTTGGGTTGCTATGGCTGCCACTTTAATTTTTGCAATACTTTCCATTCCGCTTGCCTATTTGCTGGCACGTTTCGAATTTCCTCTAAAACGATTGGTTCTAGGAATCATAGATCTACCAGTAGTTATTCCTCATTCCGCTGCGGGTATAGCTTTACTTGGGTTTATGGCAAGGGATAGCTTTTTAGGTAAAACTTCTTCCTCGTTGGGATTTAGTTTTGTAGGAACTTCAGGAGGAATTGCGCTTGCAATGGCATTTGTAAGTGTTCCATTCCTAATAAACTATGCAAGGGAGGGGTTTGCTGCAGTTCCTGAACGTTTGGAGAAGGCGGCGTTAAACCTTGGAGCAACGCCTACAAGGGTCTTTTTTACTATATCGCTTCCTCTTGCATGGAAAAGCATTGTGTCGGGACTTATTATGATGTTTGCTCGTGGAATGAGCGAGTTTGGTGCAGTAATAGTGGTTGCTTATCATCCTATGATAACACCTGTTCTGATTTTTGAACGATTTGGATCATTCGGACTTAAATATGCACGACCAGTTGCCGTTCTATTTATTGGGGTTTGCTTGCTGGTATTTGTTTTGGTGCGATTAATAGCCAGAAAGGAGCACCGCGATGCTTAAGGTTGAAGGTTTATCCAAAAAATTTAAAGAATTCGCAATATGCGATATAACCTTTGAGGTGAACAAAGGTGATTATTTTATGCTACTTGGCCCATCGGGTGCTGGAAAATCAATGATTCTTGAAATAATTGCGGGTATTGTTAAACCTGATAATGGGCAAATTTGGATTAATGGTATTGATGTAACCAAAGCCAGCATTGGAAGGAGAAGCGTAGGTCTTGTTTTTCAGGATTTGGCAGTATTTCCTAATATGTCGGTATCGCAGAATATTGGATATCCACTTCGCCGTAAAGGAATTAAAAAGGTAGACGAACAAATAAAGGTTTTTGAAATTGCAGATAAACTTTCAATCTCAAATCTTCTCGATAGAAACCCTGCATCGCTCTCAGGCGGAGAATTACAAAGGGTGGCATTGGCACGTACACTTGCACTAGAACCAACGGTTTTACTACTCGATGAACCCTTATCATCAGTTGATGTACAGCTAAGATCTGGGCTAATGGCTTTGCTTCGCAACTTAAACCGTGAAGGGCAAACGATACTTCATGTTACTCACGATTACGATGAAGCTATTTCACTTGGAAGTCATGTAGCCGTTGTAAACAGTGGAGGAATCGTTCAAAAAGGCACACCTGTTGATGTTTTTCGGAATCCTGCATCGGAGTTTGTAGCAAATTTTAGTGGTATAAAGAATTTCTTTCAAGGCTCAATATCTGATACAACGGAACATGGGTTAAAAGGATTTTCCATAAATGGCCTTAAAGTGTGGCTATATACTGATGAGGTTGAACCCAATGGCTTTGTCTGTTTCCCCGAAAATGCGATTAGCGTTTCAATCGAAAAGCCTGAAAATAGTGCTTTGAACACTTTTCAGGGTATAATTGTAGATATCTTTCCACAAAAACATGGGTTTGAAGTTTGGCTTGATATTGGAATTCGTGTTGCGGCTTTAGTAACTTGGGAATCCGTTGAAAAACTTGGACTAAAGACCGATAAGAAAGTGTGGATATCGGTTAAGGCAAATTCGGTAAGATTTATCCCAAAAGTTTAATTCGTAGCCCTAAAATCAATATTTTCAGGATAAATTAATGTTTATAACGATTGTTTTATATCTTTAAAATGGATATAAAAAATCTCTTATGCGAATTTGTTTTCTGCTGATACTGTTCCTTTCAACAGTTCTATCATCAACAAGTCAAGATTTAGTAAACTCAAAGAGAGAGAGTTACTACGTCTACGTTTATAAGATTACAAACAAGCAAGCATTCAGCGTTTATCGGCATAAACGTATCGAAGCTGATGAATTGCTATTTAAGCATCTTGTTGACTCATTTCCTGCACATCAATTAAACACAGAACGGCTCAGTCGTGGGCACTATTTATTGGTCAAAGCGCAGTCAAACCAGTTGAAACTAAGCATTCATTCTGAAAATAAAATGACTCCGTTGATTGTGAACAACAACAATGACTTCTGCATGGTAATAGCTGGTACAGAAGGTTTAATAGAGGATGCAATTGTAAGAGTTAGTGGAAAAAAAGTGAGATTTGACAATAAAACTCATACATATCGTTTACCCAAATCGCACCCTGATGGATATCTCTCAATTGAAAAGGATGGGTTTATTGGAATATATCTACTGAGTAAGAATTATAAAACCAATAAAGTAAAATTGGCATTATCTCAAAAACCAATACGTTATGTTTGGATGCCAGTTAGACTTGTAGTTGGATCTCCGTTCGATTTAGTAAGAAGTTTTGTTAAAGGTTACCCTTCGGGTATTTTCTACTACTTATGGAAACCGTTTGGTGATGTTTCTAGAAGCATTAGATATGGAGAACCTGAAGGTTGGATTGCCGCTGTAACCGATTTTGCTGAATCAATTAGTTATGGTGAGCCAGAACCTAGAATGGAAAAACTTTGGTGTTTTTTCAACCATAGTTTTAGACAAAAGAAAGGATTCATAATTTTAAACAAACCCATCTATCGGTTGGGTGATACATTGAAATTAAAGGCTTTTGTTGCCGACTCTAAAGGAGAATTGAAGAATGAAATCCTTGAGCTTTTTGTAAATCAGAAAAAGATAAAAGAGATTACCCAGTATAGAAAAGGTTTTTACGAAACTCAGTTTGTACTTCACGATAGTTTAAATCTTAGGCTGGATCAATCTGCTAGTATTAGATTGGAAAATATTAAAGGGCAATCTGTTGATACCTATTTCAGTTTGGAGGATTACGAATTAAAGAACAATACCTTTAGTGTTAGACTGGAGAAGAAAGATCACTTTCGAGGGGAGAAAAATAGTATAATCTGCACGGGTAAAGATGAAAACGGAAATCCTATTCCTGATGCAAGAGTTGAGGTAATTTTACTGCCAAAAAGGATTAACAAAACACTATCTCCTGAAGTATTCATCCCTGATACGCTATGGAAATACTCTCGTTTATTAGAGGATATGCCTGAAACTTCCATCGCAATTCCCGATTCAATATTTCCTAAAGCCATAATTGATTATTTGGTGAATGTGAGTTTTAAAGATCAGGCTAATGAATATCATAGGTTTAACGAGAACGGATGCTTTATAGGTGATACTTCCAGAATCATAGTTGATCTTAACGGTCAAGATTCTTTAATTGCACGACTTTATTATAGGGGAAAGGAGACGAAAGGCACTGGCACACTAAAGATTGATGATCAAGCCCACCAGAAAATTTCGTACCCTTTTTCATTTAAACCCAACCCAACTAAAAAGGTTTATGATTTCTTTGAAATGAGTACAAGGTTAAAATATTATTTACCTGCTAATTATAGCGATGTTTCGATTTCTGCAACAAGAACCGAAGATTCAATTTTTGTAAACATTGTCAACATCCGAAAATTGAAAGTTGATTATTTCATTTATCGGGGCAATAATGAATATTATAGAGGTGTGTGTGACTCAACTGAAAACTTTGCAAAAAGTTATAGGTCAAAGAAGATTTGCTCCATGTATGTAAGTTATGTATGGGCAGGTGAGGTAATTGGAAACAATTATAGCGTTAATCTTAAGGATGACTTGTTAAATCTTGATTTAATTGCTCCTCCTAATGCGGTTCCTGGTCAAGAGGTGGAGTTTAAAATTGCACTTACCAATAGTAAAGGACAACCTGTTTCGAATGCTGATTTAACAGCTTGGGCTGTGACCAGTAAATTCAAGAAAAATCAGGAGATAAATTTGCCAAATTTTGCAAAAGAACCAAAGGCTCGAATGCTTAGGAATAGATTCTTTGTTAGACTTCCTAATGATGTGAATGTTAACCGAGATTTAGATTTTAAGCGGTGGGGTCGACCATTGGGAATCGATACCATTGAATTTTATAAATTTCTTTACCCTAAATATGGACTTTACATCAATGAGATAAAATCGGATGATAGCGTAACGCTTATATCTCCTTACCTTCATAGCAATGGAAAACCTATCGGTATTCAGCAGATAAATATAAACGGTTGGCCTGTATACTTTGGTTTAGAGCGTGGAAGTAAACCCTACATCTTTAATGCATCGAGGTTTAATAATATTGAATTTATTGCTAAAGACAAGATTTATAAAATTAAAGATTTCTCCCTTAAAATTAATCGTAAAACTATTGTAAACTTCGATGTTTCAAAACCAAATAGTTTAGTAATAATTAAGGAAAAAGATGATAAAGCGCTAAGGCAGCAAATCTATGATGCGAATAGGTATATTCTAAGAGTTAGAAATAGCGGAAATATTAATAGTGTTAAGGGATTTATCATACAAAATCAAAATACCTTTCTTGTACCGTCCGCTTATGCTTATTACAGAGGGTTGAATTTAGCACCAATTCTTTCAAACGACTTTGATTTTACTGCATACGGTAATAATTATAGGATTGGATTTGTTCCAGGCTACGAATACACTTTTGGGCAAAAAGTGGTTGTAATGAGAACCACCAAACCTTTTACCAAATACGATATCAAGTATAGTGTATACAACATTTCATGGGATTTTGAGGATAAATTTCTAACCCGTAAGGATGGTATTAATTTCATTAAACCTAACAGAGATCCATTTAATGCTTTATTTACAGGCACCTATTCAAGCACCTATAATGGAGCTAAGTTGCATTTTGTCAATAATTCAACAATAAAACCAAATGCTATCGTTGTACTTAGCCATTCTGATCCTGGGTTTATTATTTGTGATAAAGAGTTATTTCGTTATGGAAAAAATTATCAGATATCAAGTACAGGCTATTATCGGTTATTTCTATTCTACAACGATGGTATCAGAGCTAGGGACTCAATCTTTATCTCCGCTAAGGGTGAATTTTATATGGAGATAACAGATAGTCATATTGGTAACTCACCCATAAAAAAAGCCCATTATACTGAAGTCTCAAAAATAGTAGAGGGGTTTCCAGTTTCACCATCTGAATTTGCTAATAAGTTATACCATGGATCAATCCCTTTTGTAAAAAAGAATGTTACAATTAGTGAGATTCGCGATAGCAAAAGGGTAAACTACTCGGGAAATGCTATTTACGGAAAAATTACTTCTAATGAAGATGGTTTGCCAATACCAGGTGTTTCGGTAGTCATTAAGGGCACAAACATAAGCACGATTTCAGATATCGAGGGCAACTATCAAGTATATACTTCGAGCGATTCGCATGTTTTGGTATTTAGTTTTGTAGGGATGAAAGATCAAGAGGTTTCAATTGAGAATAGTCCAGAAATTAATATTGAACTTCAAGCAGAATCTATGGCTTGCGAGGAGATTGTGGTTACTGCTTTTGGATATTCTCCCAAATCGTTTTCACTTGCGGGGAAAGTAGCAGGAGTTCAGGTGTCTAGTTCTAATGGTTTATCACAGCCAATTCTAATAAGGGGCTCAGGTTCAATTAGTGGAAGTAATCCCCCTCTGTACGTGGTGGATGGGGTTATTATGTCACAGGAAGAGTGTAGCGCATTAAACCAAGCATCTATTGAATCAATGTCAGTTCTAAAGGGCGAACAAGCAACCAGCTTATATGGCTCTCGTGGAGCCAATGGGGTTGTTATTATCACAACCAAAGGAGGAACAAAACCGATTAGCATCAAAAATGCCTTGGCTGATTCAAGTTATGCTGCTGGGTTGGAAAATGCGAGTTCATTGCGTACAAGTTTTTCGGATTATGCATTCTGGAAACCAACACTGTCAACGGACAAGAATGGTATTGCCAAGTTTAAAACAAAACTACCCGATGATATAACAACATGGAAAACCTATGCAATTGCGGTTGGTAAAGATCTTAAGATGGCTAAAACTCAAGGTACAATAAAAGCCTTTAAACCTGTAATGGCTTCACTTTCATTACCAAGATTCTTAGTTGAGGGTGATTCCGTGTACGTTAAAGGTAGAGTGAAAAACTATTCGGAGCAGGATGAAAAGGTTTCAAGAAATTTCAAGTATTTGAGCTTCACTAAAACCCTCCCTGATAGTTTATTGCATAAGATTATTAATGACTCTACCCTTGTTATTGCTCCTGTTGACGATAGTATATCAGTTGAGTATTCAGCAAAAATTAAGAACGGTATTTCCGATGGTGAACGTCGCAAAATTCCACTAAATCGAATTGGAACACTCGAAACCAAAGGCATATTTGTTTATGCCGATACCGATACAACCTTTACCGTTCCTGATTCTACAATAGGTAAAAACACAACAATATATGCAACATCAGGTAAATATGACTTCCTTAAGTCACTTACAGAATCAATAGTTAACTACCCATATTTGTGTAATGAGCAAGCAGCATCCAAATTAATTGCACTACTAACTCTTGAGAAAGCAGCAAAAATTGAAAATAAACCATTTAAGCAAAAGAAAGATGTTCAGAAATTAATAAAGAAGTTGCTTGAATCAAGAGGAAAAGGAGGTTTATGGGGTTGGTGGAAGGACGGTAACGATGAGCCTTGGGTATCTAGCCATGTTATAAAAGCGTTGCTGATGGCTAAAAAAGCAGATTATAAGTTTGATCTTAATATTAATTCAATTGTAGAATCTCTGAAAAAAAGGTTGGAAGAGGCTAAATATTTCTATGAATTGGTTTCAACACTAGACATTCTAATTGATATCGATAAATCTACTGATTATAAGGTTTACATTGAAAAGGTTGTAAAGGAAAATAAATTATTCAAATATAATGCCTTGATAAATGCCATAAAGGTATCAAGTATTCAGATGAGAGCAGGGCTATTGAAACATGTTCCAGATAGTCTATTTAGGAATACAATCTCAACCTTTGCTGGAGGCGTTTGCTGGGGAAGCGAAACAATTTGGCCGGATGATCATCGCAATATCACTACCGCTGAGATGTATAAACTTATCAAAATGGATAGTTCAAGGGTGGATTGGTTGCGGAAGATTAATCGCTTCTTCTTTATGAACATCAACAACCAATCATACATGAA
This region of Bacteroidales bacterium genomic DNA includes:
- a CDS encoding ABC transporter ATP-binding protein — translated: MLKVEGLSKKFKEFAICDITFEVNKGDYFMLLGPSGAGKSMILEIIAGIVKPDNGQIWINGIDVTKASIGRRSVGLVFQDLAVFPNMSVSQNIGYPLRRKGIKKVDEQIKVFEIADKLSISNLLDRNPASLSGGELQRVALARTLALEPTVLLLDEPLSSVDVQLRSGLMALLRNLNREGQTILHVTHDYDEAISLGSHVAVVNSGGIVQKGTPVDVFRNPASEFVANFSGIKNFFQGSISDTTEHGLKGFSINGLKVWLYTDEVEPNGFVCFPENAISVSIEKPENSALNTFQGIIVDIFPQKHGFEVWLDIGIRVAALVTWESVEKLGLKTDKKVWISVKANSVRFIPKV